The following coding sequences lie in one Mercenaria mercenaria strain notata chromosome 5, MADL_Memer_1, whole genome shotgun sequence genomic window:
- the LOC123558174 gene encoding myoneurin-like yields MPKSFLAGRKYGKDSRYSEIRRNKNSTEEKDTVAVRNCYQIPSKETGSIDTYDEVDGEIDNTQTQRKFYLPLIKNKEIQINNINETKELDKKVRLFDTQMKADLKADDENEPETISSKHVAKIINFNPIATSASKTEIMNHTRGSLFYSPAPLSLSPISSFPFRQNELASPDSPLSSLSNWSPRLPNTCPTFSSVNAICTKDSISSGRMFYSKVPDSNNNVVTNENKSETVSCDNSALSSSRTDKSERNSKLTSIRPMADGNNNARETTAQRNFDSEQTSRAMTMPLLPFQQYRTLTQTQQELSKQTIYPHIWRPIPQMAATSQHVITSFLGQKKPTDDRINKQVSNPMETNSAPTLPLLKTTESISILQSPIVEGVELVNGGYGIKNPLLTQTRPASLAIQTEEGRFVCKICQKSFQLQRLLNRHLKCHSDVKRYLCTFCGKGFNDTFDLKRHTRTHTGVRPYKCDSCGKSFTQRCSLESHCKKVHGSEYMFEYKERRTKLYVCEDCGHTTTEPGQHFIHLKRNHPKSPVLLRFYDKRQFKFSDSEKEKPEQSVC; encoded by the exons aTACGGTCGCGGTAAGGAATTGTTATCAAATCCCTTCAAAAGAGACAGGTTCCATTGATACGTACGACGAAGTTGATGGAGAAATTGATAATACACAAACACAGAGGAAATTTTATCTTCCATTGATAAAGAACAAggaaatacaaataaataacataaacGAAACAAAAGAACTAGACAAAAAAGTACGATTGTTCGACACACAAATGAAGGCTGATTTAAAAGCTGACGATGAGAATGAGCCAGAAACGATATCATCAAAGCATGTagctaaaataataaatttcaatcCAATTGCAACTTCAGCGTCCAaaacagaaataatgaatcaTACTCGAGGTTCATTATTTTATTCACCAGCTCCACTGTCGTTGTCACCTATTTCGTCATTCCCTTTTCGTCAAAATGAACTCGCATCTCCAGATTCCCCATTGTCTAGCTTATCAAATTGGTCACCAAGGTTACCAAATACATGTCCAACATTTTCTTCTGTGAATGCCATCTGTACAAAGGATTCAATAAGCTCCGGGAGAATGTTTTATTCTAAAGTTCCAGACAGCAATAATAACGTGGTAACAAACGAAAACAAATCAGAAACTGTGTCTTGTGATAATTCGGCGCTATCATCGAGTAGAACAGACAAGTCTGAAAGGAATTCTAAGCTGACGTCAATTAGACCGATGGCTGACGGAAACAACAATGCTCGAGAAACAACAGCACAGAGAAACTTTGATTCTGAGCAAACGTCAAGAGCAATGACAATGCcactgttaccatttcaacaataCAGAACTTTGACACAGACACAACAAGAGCTTTCAAAGCAAACTATATATCCTCATATCTGGAGACCCATTCCTCAAATGGCCGCAACGAGTCAACATGTCATAACTTCATTTTTAGGTCAAAAGAAACCCACGGACGATAGAATCAACAAACAAGTCTCAAATCCCATGGAAACTAATTCAGCGCCTACTTTACCTTTGCTAAAGACCACAGAATCTATTTCAATACTTCAG tcGCCCATCGTTGAGGGAGTTGAGCTTGTGAATGGTGGTTATGGGATTAAAAATCCTTTACTAACTCAGACCAGGCCTGCTTCGCTCG CTATTCAGACTGAAGAAGGTCGATTCGTTTGCAAAATTTGTCAGAAATCCTTCCAGTTGCAGCGTCTGCTGAATCGTCATTTAAAATGTCACAGTGATGTGAAGCGGTATCTATGTACATTCTGTGGCAAAGGTTTCAACGACACTTTTGATCTCAAAAGACACACAAGAACACATACAG GTGTTCGTCCATACAAATGTGATAGTTGTGGTAAATCATTTACCCAGAGGTGTTCTCTCGAGTCGCATTGTAAAAAGGTCCATGGATCAGAGTACATGTTTGAATATAAG GAGAGACGCACAAAACTGTATGTATGTGAAGACTGCGGACATACAACCACCGAGCCAGGGCAACATTTTATACACTTAAAACGGAACCATCCAAAGAGCCCTGTCTTACTGAGATTCTATGATAAACGACAGTTCAAATTTAGCGACTCGGAGAAAGAAAAACCGGAGCAATCTGTATGCTGA